The following coding sequences lie in one Rutidosis leptorrhynchoides isolate AG116_Rl617_1_P2 chromosome 6, CSIRO_AGI_Rlap_v1, whole genome shotgun sequence genomic window:
- the LOC139852504 gene encoding eukaryotic translation initiation factor 1A-like — translation MPKNKGKGGKNRKRGKNEADDEKRELVFKEDGQEYAQVLRMLGNGRCESMCIDGTKRLSHIRGKMHKKVWIAAGDIILVGLRDYQDDKADVILKYMPDEARLLKAYGELPENIRLNEGIAGGLDEEDDTAGDDYIEFEDEDIDKI, via the coding sequence ATGCCGAAAAACAAAGGAAAGGGAGGAAAAAACCGAAAAAGAGGGAAGAACGAAGCCGACGATGAAAAGCGTGAACTCGTATTCAAAGAAGACGGTCAAGAATACGCTCAAGTTCTTCGTATGCTTGGTAACGGCCGTTGTGAATCCATGTGTATTGACGGCACGAAACGGCTTAGTCATATTCGTGGTAAGATGCATAAAAAGGTTTGGATTGCAGCTGGTGACATCATCTTAGTCGGTTTACGTGATTATCAGGATGACAAGGCTGACGTCATCCTCAAATACATGCCTGATGAAGCTAGGTTATTGAAAGCTTATGGTGAGTTACCGGAGAATATTAGGTTGAATGAAGGTATTGCTGGTGgacttgatgaagaagatgataccGCTGGTGATGATTATATTGAGTTTGAAGATGAAGATATTGACAAAATCTAA